One genomic window of Actinoalloteichus hoggarensis includes the following:
- a CDS encoding aldo/keto reductase, producing MRYRTLGRTGVQVSSLALGAMNFGRIGRTTQDEAIAMVDAALEAGINVIDTADAYSGGESEEMVGKAIVGRREDIVLATKASLPMSDERNHQGSSRRWLVTELDDSLRRLGVDHVDLYQIHRWDPSAGDEETLSALTDLRRAGKIRYFGSSTFPAYRIVQAQWAAREHHLGRYVTEQPGYSILQRGIETHVLPVTEQYGLGVLAWSPLASGWLSGAIREGRDITTSRSTFMPHRFDTAVPANRAKLDAVERLAALADEAGLTMIQLALGFVTAHPAVTSALIGPRTLDHLHSHLAAADTMLSADLLDAIDAIVAPGTDLAAHEKNDTPPALLNPALRRR from the coding sequence ATGCGATACCGCACCTTGGGCCGCACCGGTGTGCAGGTCAGCTCGCTCGCGCTCGGCGCGATGAACTTCGGCAGGATCGGCCGCACCACCCAGGACGAAGCCATCGCCATGGTCGATGCCGCTCTCGAAGCCGGCATCAACGTCATCGACACCGCCGACGCGTACAGCGGCGGCGAGTCGGAGGAGATGGTCGGCAAGGCCATCGTCGGCCGCCGTGAGGACATCGTGCTGGCCACGAAGGCGAGCCTGCCGATGAGCGACGAACGTAACCACCAGGGTAGTTCGCGCCGCTGGCTGGTCACCGAGCTGGACGACAGCCTGCGCCGCCTCGGCGTCGACCACGTTGATCTCTACCAGATTCACCGATGGGACCCGAGCGCCGGCGACGAGGAGACCCTGTCGGCATTGACCGACCTGCGGCGCGCGGGAAAGATCCGTTACTTCGGCTCCTCGACGTTCCCCGCTTACCGCATCGTGCAGGCCCAGTGGGCCGCCCGCGAGCATCACCTGGGCCGATACGTCACCGAACAGCCCGGCTACTCGATCCTGCAGCGCGGGATCGAAACCCACGTGCTGCCCGTGACCGAGCAGTACGGGCTCGGTGTGCTGGCGTGGAGTCCGTTGGCCTCAGGCTGGCTGTCGGGTGCGATCCGCGAGGGCCGGGACATCACCACCAGCCGCTCCACGTTCATGCCGCATCGCTTCGACACCGCCGTCCCCGCGAACCGGGCCAAGCTCGACGCCGTCGAGCGACTGGCCGCACTCGCCGACGAGGCCGGCCTGACCATGATCCAGCTCGCGCTCGGATTCGTGACCGCGCATCCCGCCGTGACCAGCGCGCTCATCGGTCCGCGCACACTGGACCACCTGCACTCGCATCTCGCCGCCGCCGACACCATGCTCTCCGCCGACCTGCTCGACGCGATCGACGCGATCGTCGCCCCCGGCACCGATCTGGCCGCGCACGAGAAGAACGACACCCCGCCCGCGTTGCTCAACCCGGCACTGCGCCGCCGCTGA
- a CDS encoding histidine phosphatase family protein, translating to MATVILLRHARSTANGAGVLAGRTPGVRLHEVGVAQATELVARLADVPLVDVVTSPLERCQDTLRPLLGDRDVEPTVDPRLAEVDYGAWTGRSLHDLAKEELWSVVQQHPSAAVFPEGEGLAQVQTRAVEAIREHDRRITETHGADAVWLACSHGDVIKAILADALCTHLDGFQRLVVDPASLSVVRYTSLRPFVIRVNDNNGDLSALLPAENADKKVVGETDAVVGGSTGP from the coding sequence ATGGCCACTGTGATCCTGCTTCGGCACGCCCGGTCCACCGCGAACGGGGCGGGTGTGCTCGCGGGCCGGACACCGGGAGTGCGACTGCACGAGGTCGGCGTGGCCCAGGCCACCGAGCTGGTGGCCAGGCTGGCGGACGTCCCTCTCGTCGACGTGGTCACGTCGCCGTTGGAGCGCTGTCAGGACACGCTGCGGCCGTTGCTCGGCGACCGGGACGTCGAGCCGACCGTCGACCCCCGCCTGGCCGAGGTCGACTATGGAGCCTGGACCGGACGATCCCTGCACGACCTCGCCAAGGAGGAGCTGTGGTCGGTCGTGCAGCAGCATCCCTCGGCGGCGGTGTTCCCGGAGGGGGAGGGGCTCGCGCAGGTGCAGACCAGGGCCGTCGAGGCGATCCGGGAGCATGACCGGCGGATCACCGAGACCCACGGCGCCGACGCGGTGTGGCTGGCGTGCAGCCACGGTGACGTGATCAAGGCGATCCTCGCCGACGCCCTGTGTACTCACCTGGACGGGTTCCAGCGTCTCGTCGTCGATCCCGCCTCGCTGAGCGTGGTGCGCTACACGTCGCTGCGGCCCTTCGTGATCCGAGTGAACGACAACAACGGTGACCTCTCCGCGCTGCTGCCCGCCGAGAACGCGGACAAGAAGGTCGTCGGCGAGACCGACGCCGTGGTCGGCGGCTCGACCGGGCCCTGA